One genomic segment of Linepithema humile isolate Giens D197 chromosome 5, Lhum_UNIL_v1.0, whole genome shotgun sequence includes these proteins:
- the LOC136999863 gene encoding uncharacterized protein — MIHSVKPQVTGPGSIRHPIILPSITSDLQKKLNDIGLLKAQKNFIAFWAAHLSYVTNQWPTKSDYQNFAQSIVAAYPALADIGGGCTLVKSQLSVWIRNHRALEKRQSQKRKKDEEGEIPFVIVQASIAKNVDRATDYVTNTDIQNALKELEKKCVGNKNISHMKHLLKITISHRRPWIDEAKRIVDIVHKYPQLNNYELVCFV; from the exons ATGATACATTCAGTAAAGCCACAAGTGACAGGACCTGGTTCCATTCGTCATCCAATAATTTTACCATCTATTACATcagatttgcaaaaaaaattgaacgatATTGGATTATTAAAGGCTCAGAAGAACTTTATAGCATTCTGGGCTGCACATTTGTCTTATGTGACAAATCAGTGGCCGACAAAGTcggattatcaaaattttgctCAAAGTATTGTTGCAGCTTATCCTGCACTTGCAGATATCGGTGGTGgctgt acCCTAGTCAAAAGTCAATTAAGTGTTTGGATTAGGAATCATCGGGCGCTAGAAAAACGACAATctcaaaagagaaagaaagatgaGGAGGGAGAAATTCCATTTGTAATTGTTCAAGCTAGTATTGCTAAAAATGTTGATCg agcgACCGATTATGTTACCAACACAGATATACAAAATGCTTTAAAAGAACTAGAGAAAAAATGTGTTGGaaacaaaaacatttctcACATGAAGCATCTCCTCAAGATAACAATATCTCATCGAAGGCCATGGATTGATGAAGCGAAACGAATAGTTGACATTGTGCATAAGTATCctcaattaaacaattatgagCTGGTATGTTttgtataa
- the LOC136999862 gene encoding uncharacterized protein isoform X1 yields the protein MTNTSRGPYKKYLVDIVEEIPVTIICSRRARFSAGREKQRIVEVEVPISDKLSNNENTKNHDIQDNDDSTIDIEEYSNQFQDNAIRIDSDNETIVSRRSLGESNSSQADSDFSSENENNLEENYLNYSEDENSDNYNNDNVDIHKNKSDSESNEDNEEYENQIQDIIRVPIYEGCNLTKEESQLLIMGTAIRNKMTDVGLETLLKIVDCHLPHTQYNSKYHFLKTFPKVQANIYYFCPKCLIILKFENCNRVECKNCEKIYNRRRLQRQFNYFYHLPLKEQLIELVNTKLFTYFRKMSYESDVINGNIYYQLREKNIISDQDISIQWNTDGVEIFNSSKYSIWPIQVSINELPYRIRRDNILLCVWIMVQF from the exons atgactAATACATCAAGAGGAccatataaaaagtatttggTCGACATTGTAGAAGAAATACCTGTGACAATCATTTGTTCTCGTCGAGCTCGCTTTTCAGCaggaagagaaaaacaaagaatagTAGAAGTTGAG gtTCCAATTTCCGATAAACTTTCTAACAATGAAAATACGAAGAATCATGATATCCAAGACAATGATGATTCTACTATTGATATTGAAGAATATAGTAATCAATTCCAAGATAATGCAATTAGAATTGACAGTGACAATGAGACAATTGTAAGCAGAAGAAGCTTAGGAGAATCAAACAGCAGTCAAGCTGATTCTGACTTCTCcagtgaaaatgaaaataatttagaagaaaattatcttaattattctGAAGATGAAAAcagtgataattataataatgataatgtagatattcacaaaaataaaagcgatAGTGAAAGTAATGAGGACAACGAAGAATATGAGAATCAAATACAg gaTATAATACGGGTTCCCATATATGAAGGATGTAATTTGACCAAAGAAGAAAgccaattattaattatgggAACAGCTATTCGAAACAAAATGACGGACGTAGGATTGGAAACTTTACTTAAAATTGTAGATTGCCATTTGCCACATACGCAATACAATTCGAAGtatcattttcttaaaacGTTTCCAAAGGTACAagctaatatatattacttttgtccaaaatgtttaataatattgaagtttGAAAACTGCAACAGAGTGGAAtgcaaaaattgcgaaaaaatttacaatcgtCGTCGATTGCAaagacaatttaattatttttatcatcttcCATTGAAGGAACAATTAATAGAACTAGTAAACACAaagttatttacatattttagaaaaatgtcatatgaaAGCGATGTTATAAATggaaacatatattatcagttgagagaaaaaaatattatttctgatcAAGACATTAGTATTCAATGGAATACAGATGgcgtagaaatatttaattcgtcaaaatattctatatggCCTATCCAAGTATCTATTAACGAATTACCTTATAGAATTAGAcgtgataatattttactttgtgtGTGGATTATGGTTCAATTCTGA
- the LOC136999862 gene encoding ABC transporter H family member 2-like isoform X2 yields the protein MTNTSRGPYKKYLVDIVEEIPVTIICSRRARFSAGREKQRIVEVEVPISDKLSNNENTKNHDIQDNDDSTIDIEEYSNQFQDNAIRIDSDNETIVSRRSLGESNSSQADSDFSSENENNLEENYLNYSEDENSDNYNNDNVDIHKNKSDSESNEDNEEYENQIQDIIRVPIYEGCNLTKEESQLLIMGTAIRNKMTDVGLETLLKIVDCHLPHTQYNSKYHFLKTFPKKNVI from the exons atgactAATACATCAAGAGGAccatataaaaagtatttggTCGACATTGTAGAAGAAATACCTGTGACAATCATTTGTTCTCGTCGAGCTCGCTTTTCAGCaggaagagaaaaacaaagaatagTAGAAGTTGAG gtTCCAATTTCCGATAAACTTTCTAACAATGAAAATACGAAGAATCATGATATCCAAGACAATGATGATTCTACTATTGATATTGAAGAATATAGTAATCAATTCCAAGATAATGCAATTAGAATTGACAGTGACAATGAGACAATTGTAAGCAGAAGAAGCTTAGGAGAATCAAACAGCAGTCAAGCTGATTCTGACTTCTCcagtgaaaatgaaaataatttagaagaaaattatcttaattattctGAAGATGAAAAcagtgataattataataatgataatgtagatattcacaaaaataaaagcgatAGTGAAAGTAATGAGGACAACGAAGAATATGAGAATCAAATACAg gaTATAATACGGGTTCCCATATATGAAGGATGTAATTTGACCAAAGAAGAAAgccaattattaattatgggAACAGCTATTCGAAACAAAATGACGGACGTAGGATTGGAAACTTTACTTAAAATTGTAGATTGCCATTTGCCACATACGCAATACAATTCGAAGtatcattttcttaaaacGTTTCCAAAG aaaaatgtcatatga
- the insv gene encoding BEN domain-containing protein 6 yields MCEYRDNLTEYGVLQPTKEDRKIIRRKEWSDDDENSEIRSKKKMNKVGVTKNEINESKSLQLLKELKTFKRAPIEIDYGTSSDEENYSKMSKNDLSVKNDLLKFENESLKKENAALRVTLHSLENLPKMKDMTETVLSNLEKINENVHLFLGKNLLETAPSTSKLNPTTNYKFTDKRSSESRVDEEPIPYFTNENTIDECSDRRFNMPSKKSSNDIDLGGKGKYFLNASLIRNCNKSSVSQYTCDLLSVMFTKEELASCSLTGKIPNTMKGTATKAKPRLDPNRIEAIEAHVFSKFECTKDSTKLFKLAIRQKCNNAVPRASKTHQNH; encoded by the exons ATGTGCGAGTATAGAGATAATTTAACAGAATATGGCGTATTACAACCAACCAAAGAAGatcgaaaaataatacgaagaaaagaatggagtgatgatgatgaaaatagtgaaatacgttcaaagaaaaaaatg AACAAAGTTGgtgtaacaaaaaatgaaattaatgaatcaaaatcattacaattacttaaagaattaaaaacatttaaaagagcTCCAattgaa ATTGACTATGGAACATCTTCagatgaagaaaattattccaaaatgtcaaaaaatgaTTTGAGTGTGAAGAATGACTTATTGAAGTTCGAAAATGaatcgttaaaaaaagaaaacgctGCACTACGGGTTACTCTACATTCCTTAGAAA atCTGCCAAAGATGAAAGACATGACGGAAACTGTTCTGAGCAATTTGGagaagattaatgaaaatgttCATTTG tttttgGGTAAAAATCTTCTGGAGACTGCACCTTCAACTTCAAAACTCAATCCTACTACTAATTATAAG tttacaGATAAACGAAGTTCTGAATCGCGAGTTGATGAAGAGCCTATTCCCTATTTTACTAATGAG aataCTATAGATGAATGCAGCGACAGAAGATTCAATATGCCCAGTAAAAAGTCATCTAATGAT ATTGATCTCGGCGGAAAAggcaaatattttctcaatgcctctttaataagaaattgcaACAAAAGTAGCGTATCACAATATACGTGCGATTTGCTATCAGTTATGTTTACTAAAGAAGAATTAGCATCTTGTAGCTTAACGGGAAAAATCCCAAATACTATGAAAGGTACAGCTACTAAAGCTAAGCCGCGTCTCGATCCAAATCGCATCGAAGCAATTGAAG CAcatgtattttcaaaatttgagtGTACGAAGGATAGTACAAAGCTGTTCAAACTTGCAATACGGCAAAAGTGCAATAATGCTGTACCTCGGGCATCAAAAACTCATCAGAATCATTAA